Proteins encoded within one genomic window of Burkholderiaceae bacterium:
- a CDS encoding Transcriptional regulator, LysR family, giving the protein MHDIDIKTLRLFVAVCERQNMARAAESEHIEPSAISKRIAQLEVELGVPLLLRSRRGVQPTPAGVSLLEHARNVLFTMERLATDVAAFGSGVKGHVRLVATASAIAESLLDDIALFMREPANRNIKVDIEERFSRDLVPQLREGSASVGVCWDSVDLQGLQHRPYRQDRLALAVHADHPLAHRKSLRFEQTLEFEHVGLSPSAAVHIMLQRAAARVGRTMSYRVIVSSFDAAFRVVAANLAVSVVPLEIGGPHAAIRGIKIIPLTDTWAQRSFVICYRDFDALQLAAQRLVEHLAQRATLQQ; this is encoded by the coding sequence ATGCATGACATCGACATCAAGACATTGCGACTGTTCGTGGCGGTTTGCGAACGCCAGAACATGGCCCGCGCCGCCGAGAGCGAACATATCGAGCCGTCGGCGATCAGCAAGCGGATAGCCCAGCTGGAGGTCGAACTCGGCGTGCCGCTCCTGCTGCGGTCACGCCGAGGTGTTCAGCCGACGCCGGCTGGCGTCTCCCTGCTTGAGCACGCCCGCAACGTGCTGTTCACGATGGAGCGGCTTGCCACCGACGTGGCCGCGTTCGGCAGCGGGGTCAAGGGCCACGTCAGGTTGGTTGCAACGGCGTCGGCGATTGCCGAATCGCTGCTGGACGACATCGCACTATTCATGCGCGAGCCGGCGAATCGCAACATCAAGGTCGACATCGAAGAGCGGTTCTCCCGCGACCTGGTGCCCCAGTTGCGCGAAGGCAGCGCGTCGGTGGGCGTCTGCTGGGACAGCGTCGATCTGCAAGGACTGCAGCATCGCCCCTATCGGCAGGATCGTCTGGCGCTCGCCGTTCATGCGGACCACCCGCTGGCGCATCGAAAGTCGCTGCGGTTCGAGCAAACGCTGGAATTCGAGCATGTGGGCCTGTCACCCTCGGCCGCGGTGCACATCATGCTGCAGCGGGCGGCCGCGCGTGTCGGCCGCACCATGTCGTATCGGGTGATCGTGTCGAGCTTCGATGCAGCATTCCGGGTCGTCGCTGCCAACCTTGCCGTCAGCGTGGTTCCGCTCGAGATCGGGGGGCCTCATGCGGCGATTCGGGGCATCAAGATCATCCCGCTGACGGATACCTGGGCGCAACGCAGCTTCGTGATTTGCTATCGGGACTTCGATGCACTGCAACTCGCGGCACAGCGGCTGGTCGAGCATCTGGCCCAGCGCGCAACACTGCAGCAATAG
- a CDS encoding DNA internalization-related competence protein ComEC/Rec2: MRDMGRQGGYRSVAGARLALATLPGFIAGTALQTQQPALWFWPIYACFVALALTLYWASATKHIAINGRVWRRCAALVAVALLGFALCGLRATAFERDALSPALEGRDIDVVGVVAAMPQHGELGTRFRFQVEAARLDGSAVALPPLIDLHWYTNGYGASPDAAPLTLPIALPATEPRTRAEPQASELHAGERWRMTVRLKAPHGNVNPHGFDYELWLWEQGLQATGYVRTGRNDSPPQRLVQTWRHPVELARERVRNAIFARVADRAQAGVIAALVTGDQNAIERGDWDVFRATGVAHLMAISGLHITMFAWLAALVVGALWRRSGRLCLAVPAPSAALVGGVLLASAYAVFSGWGVPSQRTVLMLATTALLRLSGRRWPWPQVWLLACAVVLAVDPLALTQAGFWLSFVAVGVLFATDPGAQRGDDSKSGRGLAARLRAALREQSVLTIALAPLTLLLFGQVSLVGLLANLVAIPWVTLLVTPLAMAGVLVAPLWQLAAASVEALRWYLGLLAALPFATLSVAAPPLWAGAAGVVGGLLIAMRLPVSLRLLGLPLVLPALLWLPARPAPGQFELLAADIGQGNAVLVRTHAHTLVYDTGPRFSQESDAGQRVLVPLLRALDERVDTVLLSHRDSDHIGGAAAVLAMQPQAQLISSIEPDHPLQALRPAAHCIAARDGGQRWRWDGVEFEMLHPGAADYDAASKSNALSCVLRISNGAQTALLVGDIERPQEERLAAEVPEQIRADLLLVPHHGSKTSSSAVFLDTVQPRLALVQAAYRSRFGHPAPSVIDRYEERDIRVLDSAHCGAVIWSSARPGEPICQRDADRHYWRHRVP; the protein is encoded by the coding sequence ATGCGCGATATGGGGCGTCAGGGTGGATACCGAAGCGTGGCCGGTGCTAGGCTGGCCCTTGCGACGCTGCCCGGGTTTATCGCGGGCACGGCGCTGCAGACGCAGCAACCGGCGCTCTGGTTCTGGCCGATTTATGCATGTTTTGTGGCCCTAGCCCTTACTCTGTATTGGGCTAGCGCTACTAAACATATAGCAATCAACGGTAGAGTCTGGCGCCGCTGCGCGGCCCTTGTCGCGGTGGCGCTGCTGGGCTTTGCGCTGTGCGGCCTGCGCGCCACGGCGTTCGAACGCGATGCGCTTTCGCCGGCGCTGGAGGGGCGCGACATCGACGTCGTTGGCGTCGTCGCCGCGATGCCGCAGCATGGCGAGCTCGGCACCCGGTTCCGGTTCCAGGTTGAAGCGGCGAGGCTCGATGGCAGCGCGGTTGCGCTGCCGCCGCTGATCGACCTGCACTGGTACACGAACGGCTACGGGGCATCGCCCGATGCGGCACCGCTGACGCTGCCCATCGCGCTGCCGGCGACCGAGCCGAGGACGCGCGCCGAGCCGCAGGCGAGTGAGTTGCATGCCGGCGAGCGCTGGCGCATGACGGTGCGGCTGAAGGCGCCGCACGGCAACGTCAATCCGCATGGCTTCGACTACGAGCTGTGGCTGTGGGAGCAGGGCCTGCAGGCGACCGGCTACGTGCGCACCGGCCGCAATGACTCGCCGCCGCAGCGGCTGGTCCAGACCTGGCGCCATCCGGTCGAACTCGCGCGCGAGAGGGTGCGCAACGCGATCTTCGCGCGGGTCGCGGACCGGGCACAGGCCGGCGTGATCGCCGCGCTGGTGACCGGCGACCAGAACGCGATTGAACGCGGCGACTGGGACGTGTTCCGCGCGACCGGCGTCGCGCACCTGATGGCGATCTCAGGCCTGCACATCACGATGTTCGCGTGGCTTGCCGCGCTCGTCGTCGGCGCGCTGTGGCGGCGCTCGGGCCGGCTGTGCCTCGCGGTTCCGGCGCCTAGCGCGGCGCTGGTCGGCGGCGTGCTGCTGGCCAGTGCTTACGCGGTGTTCAGCGGCTGGGGCGTGCCGTCGCAGCGAACCGTGCTGATGCTGGCCACTACGGCGCTGCTGCGGCTTTCCGGGCGCCGCTGGCCGTGGCCGCAGGTCTGGCTGCTGGCCTGCGCGGTGGTGCTCGCAGTCGATCCGCTCGCGCTGACGCAAGCCGGGTTCTGGCTCAGCTTCGTCGCGGTCGGCGTGCTGTTCGCGACCGATCCGGGCGCCCAGCGGGGCGACGACAGCAAGAGCGGGCGCGGCCTCGCGGCCCGGCTGCGCGCCGCGCTGCGCGAGCAATCGGTGCTGACGATCGCGCTCGCGCCGCTGACTCTGCTGCTGTTCGGCCAGGTCTCGCTGGTTGGGCTGCTGGCGAACCTGGTCGCGATTCCCTGGGTCACGTTGCTGGTCACGCCGCTGGCGATGGCCGGGGTGCTGGTCGCACCGCTGTGGCAGCTTGCGGCGGCGAGTGTCGAGGCGCTGCGCTGGTACTTGGGCCTGCTTGCGGCGCTGCCGTTCGCGACGCTGTCGGTCGCTGCGCCGCCGCTGTGGGCCGGCGCGGCCGGCGTGGTCGGCGGCCTGCTCATTGCGATGCGCCTGCCCGTCAGCCTGCGCCTGCTCGGGCTGCCGCTCGTGCTGCCGGCGCTGTTGTGGCTTCCCGCCCGGCCGGCGCCAGGGCAGTTCGAACTGCTCGCCGCCGACATCGGCCAGGGCAATGCGGTGCTGGTGCGCACCCATGCGCATACGCTGGTGTACGACACCGGCCCGCGCTTCAGCCAGGAGAGCGATGCCGGCCAGCGCGTGCTGGTGCCGCTGTTGCGCGCGCTCGATGAACGGGTCGACACCGTGCTGCTCAGCCACCGCGACTCGGACCATATCGGCGGCGCGGCGGCGGTGCTGGCGATGCAGCCGCAGGCCCAGCTCATCAGCTCGATCGAGCCCGATCACCCGCTGCAGGCGCTGCGGCCGGCCGCGCACTGCATCGCGGCGCGCGATGGCGGGCAGCGCTGGCGCTGGGACGGCGTCGAGTTCGAGATGCTGCACCCGGGCGCGGCCGACTACGACGCCGCGAGCAAAAGCAATGCGCTCAGCTGCGTGCTGCGCATCTCGAACGGCGCGCAGACCGCGCTGCTGGTCGGCGACATCGAGCGGCCGCAGGAGGAGCGGCTGGCGGCCGAGGTGCCGGAGCAGATCCGCGCTGACCTGCTGCTGGTGCCGCACCACGGCAGCAAGACTTCGAGCAGCGCCGTGTTTCTCGATACCGTGCAGCCGCGCCTCGCGCTGGTGCAGGCCGCGTACCGCAGCCGCTTCGGCCACCCGGCGCCGAGCGTGATCGACCGCTACGAAGAGCGCGACATCCGCGTGCTCGATTCAGCGCATTGCGGCGCGGTCATCTGGTCTTCCGCGAGGCCGGGCGAGCCGATCTGCCAGCGCGATGCGGATCGGCACTATTGGCGGCATCGGGTGCCGTGA
- a CDS encoding putative MFS-type transporter: MTSSSEAIRPVLAGSPPSAADSVSAITARMDRLPMSRHLWILVLLISLGGFFEIYDLIFTGYIAPGMAKSGMLETTTAAFFGFKGIGAFVAATFAGLFVGTFGLGFLPDRYGRRAVFTFSLLWYSIGSAIMAFQSTSEGVILWRFITGIGVGVEIITIDAYISELVPQNMRGRAMAFNQAVMFGAAPVAALLSYFLVPIAPHGIDGWRWVVLIGAVGAVVVWFIRRSLPESPRWLAQHGHAEEADRAVQLIEKKVTAQYGKPLPPARPSIPAGKPATVSFSAIWKPPYRSRVIMLIAFNFFQAIGYYGFANWVPTLLIGQGITVTKSLLYSFIIAFALPIGPLLAMTVADKIQRKWLIVVPALAVIVFGVLFSQTKATPLLIVFGVLISLAGQIISVSYHAYQAELFPTSVRARASGLVYSASRIGAMLSGFLVAYLLRNFGVVGVFAGIVSCMLIVAISIGGFGPKTKGLALEEISH; this comes from the coding sequence ATGACCTCTTCCAGTGAAGCCATCCGGCCCGTGTTGGCCGGCTCGCCACCCAGCGCCGCCGATTCGGTGTCCGCCATTACGGCACGCATGGACCGCCTGCCGATGTCGCGTCATCTGTGGATTCTCGTTCTGTTGATCTCGCTCGGCGGTTTCTTTGAAATCTACGATCTGATCTTCACCGGGTATATCGCGCCGGGCATGGCCAAGAGCGGGATGCTCGAGACCACCACCGCCGCCTTCTTCGGATTCAAGGGCATCGGCGCCTTCGTTGCCGCCACCTTTGCCGGTCTCTTCGTCGGGACGTTCGGTCTTGGCTTCCTGCCCGATCGCTACGGCCGCCGCGCCGTCTTCACCTTCTCGTTGCTGTGGTACAGCATCGGCTCGGCCATCATGGCGTTCCAGAGTACCAGCGAGGGCGTCATCCTGTGGCGCTTCATTACCGGCATCGGAGTCGGCGTCGAGATCATCACGATCGACGCCTACATCAGCGAACTGGTCCCCCAGAACATGCGCGGTCGCGCGATGGCGTTCAACCAGGCCGTGATGTTCGGCGCCGCGCCGGTCGCTGCCTTGTTGTCGTATTTCCTCGTGCCGATCGCTCCCCATGGCATCGATGGCTGGCGCTGGGTGGTACTGATCGGTGCCGTCGGCGCGGTCGTGGTCTGGTTCATTCGCCGCTCGCTCCCCGAGAGCCCCCGCTGGCTCGCGCAGCATGGACACGCCGAGGAAGCCGATCGCGCCGTCCAGCTGATCGAGAAGAAAGTGACTGCGCAATATGGCAAGCCGCTGCCACCTGCGCGGCCGTCGATCCCGGCCGGCAAGCCCGCCACGGTGTCATTCAGCGCCATCTGGAAGCCTCCGTATCGCTCCCGCGTGATCATGCTGATCGCTTTCAATTTCTTTCAGGCCATTGGCTATTACGGCTTCGCGAACTGGGTGCCGACGCTGCTGATCGGTCAAGGCATCACCGTCACGAAGAGCCTGCTCTATTCGTTCATCATTGCCTTTGCGTTGCCGATCGGGCCGCTGCTCGCGATGACGGTCGCTGACAAGATTCAGCGCAAGTGGCTGATCGTCGTTCCTGCGCTGGCGGTGATTGTTTTCGGCGTCCTGTTCAGTCAGACCAAGGCTACGCCTCTGCTGATCGTATTTGGCGTCTTGATCAGTCTGGCGGGCCAGATCATCTCGGTCAGCTACCACGCCTATCAGGCCGAATTGTTCCCAACCAGTGTGCGCGCCAGGGCCAGCGGCCTGGTCTATTCCGCCAGTCGAATCGGAGCGATGCTGTCGGGCTTTCTCGTGGCTTACCTGCTGCGCAACTTCGGCGTCGTCGGCGTGTTCGCCGGTATCGTCAGCTGCATGCTGATCGTCGCTATCTCTATCGGTGGATTTGGACCGAAGACCAAGGGCTTGGCGCTTGAAGAGATATCGCACTGA
- a CDS encoding Pyruvate:Oxaloacetate transcarboxylase domain protein, whose protein sequence is MSQFLSSAVIREVGLRDGLQSIQSILSTDRKIEWIRDAYAAGQREIEVGSFVPAHLLPQLADTAELVAYAKTLPGLLVSVLVPNLKGAERAIDAGADLLLVPLSASHAHSLANLRKTPDEVVAEVGRIRAARDAAGSKTLIEGGIGTAFGCTLQGTVEPSEVLRCMQALLDAGADRVSIADTVGYADPAAVRELFGQARKLAGEKFWCGHFHDTRGLALANVYAALETGITRFDATLAGIGGCPHAPGASGNASSEDLAFMLSSMNIATGIDIPRLLTLRAKVAGWLAGETLHGTLWLAGLPKTFINPNTAATAA, encoded by the coding sequence ATGTCACAGTTCCTCTCGAGCGCCGTCATTCGCGAAGTCGGATTACGGGACGGCCTGCAGAGCATTCAGAGCATTCTTTCGACGGATCGCAAGATCGAATGGATCCGCGATGCCTATGCCGCCGGCCAGCGCGAAATCGAAGTCGGCTCGTTCGTGCCGGCGCACCTGCTGCCGCAACTGGCCGACACCGCCGAGCTGGTGGCCTATGCGAAGACCTTGCCGGGCTTGTTGGTCTCGGTCCTGGTTCCCAATCTGAAGGGCGCCGAGCGCGCGATCGATGCCGGGGCCGATCTGCTGCTGGTGCCACTGTCCGCCAGCCATGCGCACAGCCTTGCCAACCTGCGCAAGACGCCCGATGAGGTGGTTGCCGAGGTGGGGCGCATCCGCGCTGCGCGCGATGCGGCCGGCTCGAAAACCCTGATCGAAGGTGGCATTGGAACCGCATTCGGCTGCACGCTGCAAGGCACGGTCGAACCGTCCGAGGTGCTGCGCTGCATGCAGGCGTTGCTCGATGCCGGCGCCGACCGCGTCAGCATCGCCGATACCGTCGGATATGCCGATCCTGCGGCGGTGCGCGAGCTCTTCGGGCAGGCACGCAAGCTGGCCGGCGAAAAATTCTGGTGCGGCCACTTCCATGACACGCGAGGGCTGGCGCTGGCCAATGTCTATGCAGCGCTGGAGACCGGCATCACCCGGTTCGATGCGACGCTGGCCGGCATCGGGGGCTGTCCGCACGCGCCGGGCGCCAGCGGCAACGCGTCCAGCGAAGACCTCGCGTTCATGCTGTCCAGCATGAACATTGCGACGGGCATCGACATCCCTCGCCTGCTGACGCTGCGCGCGAAGGTTGCCGGGTGGCTGGCTGGCGAAACGCTGCACGGTACCTTGTGGCTTGCCGGCCTGCCGAAGACCTTCATCAACCCCAACACGGCGGCCACCGCGGCCTGA
- a CDS encoding CaiB/BaiF family protein gives MSNTVSNGLPLDGVRVVEFTHMVMGPTCGMILADLGAEVIKIEPPGGDKTRKLPGLGIGFFRSFNRNKKSVVLDISTPEGHATAVELIGQCDVMLENFRPGMMTALGLDYETLSKVYPRLIYVSHKGFLPGPYEKRLALDEVVQMMGGLSYMTGPKGRPLRAGTSVNDIMGGMFGAIGVLAALRERDRTGRGQEVQSALFENCAFLSAQHLQQFLMTGEPPPPMPSRVSAWSVYDVFTLANDEQLFIGAVSDKQFLMLCRVIDAPELAQDPALSNNEKRVAVRPDLLERLGAILRQHKVEELSPKLEAAGIPYAPIVRPEQLVDDPHLRASGGLVPMQTDDGGTTDVVLLPLTLGGRRPGVRQPLARVGEHTEEVLSRLASGRHA, from the coding sequence ATGAGCAACACAGTCTCCAATGGCCTGCCGCTGGACGGCGTGCGCGTTGTCGAATTCACCCATATGGTCATGGGTCCAACCTGCGGCATGATCCTCGCCGATCTGGGCGCCGAGGTCATCAAGATCGAGCCGCCTGGCGGCGACAAGACGCGCAAGCTGCCCGGACTGGGCATCGGATTTTTCCGGTCGTTCAACCGCAACAAGAAAAGCGTCGTACTCGACATCAGCACGCCCGAAGGCCATGCCACGGCGGTCGAGTTGATCGGCCAGTGCGACGTGATGCTGGAGAATTTCCGCCCCGGCATGATGACCGCGCTGGGCCTCGACTACGAGACGCTATCGAAGGTTTACCCTCGGCTGATCTACGTTTCGCACAAGGGATTTCTGCCGGGGCCTTATGAAAAGCGCCTCGCGCTCGACGAGGTGGTGCAGATGATGGGCGGCCTGTCGTACATGACCGGCCCGAAGGGGCGGCCGCTGCGCGCGGGCACCTCGGTCAACGACATCATGGGCGGCATGTTCGGTGCGATCGGCGTGCTGGCCGCGCTGCGCGAACGAGACCGCACCGGCCGTGGCCAGGAAGTGCAGAGCGCGCTGTTCGAAAACTGCGCATTCCTCTCGGCCCAACACCTGCAGCAGTTTCTGATGACGGGCGAGCCGCCGCCGCCGATGCCATCGCGCGTATCCGCCTGGAGCGTGTACGACGTCTTCACGCTCGCAAATGACGAGCAGTTGTTCATCGGTGCGGTCAGCGACAAGCAGTTTCTGATGCTGTGCCGGGTGATCGATGCCCCGGAGCTTGCGCAGGACCCGGCGCTGTCGAACAACGAGAAGCGGGTGGCTGTCCGCCCCGATTTGCTCGAACGCCTCGGCGCCATCCTGCGCCAGCACAAGGTCGAGGAGCTGTCGCCCAAGCTCGAAGCCGCCGGCATCCCGTATGCCCCCATCGTGCGCCCGGAGCAACTGGTCGACGACCCGCATCTGCGCGCGAGCGGCGGGCTGGTTCCGATGCAGACTGATGACGGCGGCACGACCGACGTGGTGCTGCTGCCGCTGACGCTGGGTGGACGGCGTCCCGGCGTGCGCCAGCCGTTGGCGCGTGTCGGCGAACACACCGAAGAAGTCCTGTCGCGGCTCGCGTCCGGGCGTCACGCATGA
- a CDS encoding Transposase: MPKCTDGTMDLGRVGRRIIEANFEGGDIGSDGGVLLLRRVDERIGLSRSAAAVLSDPRDPGRITHGLRELLAQRVYGLCCGYEDLNDHDMLRSDLLMQTAVGRVDALASSPTLCRLESRATRAQALALHGVLIEQFIASHRSAPAELVLDIDASDVPLHGSQESCEFHAYYDHHCYLPLYVFCGQAMLACVLRRSRIDGAKNAAAVIKLIVARLRRAWPQVRIIVRGDSGFCRQRLLRWCERSGVSYIVGLARNARLQAIVQYAEAMLADEYERTGAKQRLIGEFVYAADSWDIERRVITRLEYGAQGNNPRFVVTNLQGDAVQLYERLYCQRGEAENRIKEAQLDLFGTRASCQRFAANQLRLLLAALAYTLMQRLRDLALKNTELERAAAATIRVRLLKIGAAIVRNTRRVRVLLASHHPMRSIFLSAAQALAP; this comes from the coding sequence ATGCCAAAGTGTACCGATGGGACGATGGATTTGGGGCGCGTGGGCCGGCGCATCATCGAGGCCAACTTCGAAGGCGGTGACATTGGCTCGGACGGTGGAGTTTTGCTGCTGCGACGCGTCGATGAGCGCATTGGTTTGAGCCGATCTGCCGCAGCCGTGCTCAGCGACCCACGCGATCCGGGGCGCATCACGCATGGCCTGCGCGAGCTGCTGGCGCAGCGCGTCTACGGGTTGTGCTGCGGCTACGAAGACCTCAACGACCACGACATGCTGCGCTCGGACCTGCTGATGCAGACCGCCGTAGGCCGGGTCGATGCACTGGCCTCCTCGCCCACACTGTGCCGCCTGGAGAGCCGGGCCACACGCGCGCAGGCGCTGGCCCTGCATGGCGTACTGATCGAGCAGTTCATCGCCAGCCACCGGAGCGCGCCCGCGGAACTGGTGCTGGACATCGACGCCTCGGATGTGCCCTTGCACGGCAGCCAGGAGAGTTGCGAGTTCCACGCCTACTACGACCACCACTGCTATCTGCCGCTGTACGTGTTCTGCGGCCAGGCCATGCTCGCTTGCGTCTTGCGGCGCAGCCGCATCGACGGGGCGAAGAACGCCGCGGCCGTCATCAAGCTGATCGTTGCGCGACTTCGCCGCGCGTGGCCCCAGGTGCGCATCATCGTGCGCGGTGACTCGGGGTTCTGCCGCCAGCGCCTGTTGCGCTGGTGCGAGCGCTCGGGCGTGAGCTACATCGTAGGTCTGGCGCGCAACGCGCGGCTGCAGGCCATCGTGCAGTACGCCGAGGCGATGCTGGCCGACGAATACGAACGCACGGGCGCCAAGCAGCGCCTGATCGGCGAGTTCGTCTACGCAGCCGATAGCTGGGACATCGAGCGGCGCGTGATCACGCGGCTGGAGTACGGTGCCCAAGGCAACAACCCGCGCTTCGTGGTGACCAACCTCCAAGGCGACGCCGTCCAGCTGTATGAGCGGCTGTACTGCCAGCGCGGCGAGGCGGAGAACCGCATCAAGGAGGCCCAGCTCGACCTGTTCGGCACCCGGGCCAGTTGCCAGCGCTTCGCGGCCAACCAGCTTCGCTTGTTGCTGGCGGCGCTGGCCTACACGCTGATGCAGCGGCTGCGCGATCTGGCGCTCAAGAACACCGAGTTGGAGCGCGCCGCCGCGGCCACGATCCGCGTGCGACTGCTCAAGATCGGCGCGGCCATCGTGCGCAACACACGCCGTGTGCGCGTGTTGCTGGCTTCGCACCACCCGATGCGCAGCATCTTCCTCAGCGCCGCACAGGCCCTGGCCCCCTGA
- a CDS encoding RidA family protein — translation MSATARLKELGITLPPVATPAAAYVPFVRSGNLLFLSGHIAKREGAPWVGQLGNTMTTEEAKAAARAVAIDLMGTLAAATGDLDRVRRIVKLVSLVNSSASYTEQHLVTNGASELFGQVLGDRGAHARSAFGVAQLPFGVCVEIELIAEVD, via the coding sequence ATGAGCGCAACCGCCCGACTGAAGGAACTCGGCATCACGCTGCCGCCAGTAGCAACGCCTGCCGCCGCCTACGTGCCGTTCGTGCGCAGCGGCAACCTGCTGTTCCTGAGCGGCCATATCGCGAAGCGCGAGGGCGCGCCCTGGGTCGGCCAGCTCGGCAACACGATGACGACCGAAGAGGCGAAGGCGGCCGCGCGCGCGGTCGCGATCGACCTGATGGGCACGCTTGCCGCCGCGACCGGTGATCTGGACCGGGTGCGGCGCATCGTCAAGCTGGTGTCGCTGGTCAACTCGAGCGCCTCGTACACCGAGCAGCATCTGGTGACGAACGGCGCGAGCGAGCTGTTCGGCCAGGTGCTCGGCGATCGTGGCGCGCATGCACGCAGTGCGTTCGGCGTCGCGCAACTGCCGTTCGGCGTCTGCGTCGAGATCGAGCTGATCGCCGAAGTCGACTGA
- a CDS encoding 4-hydroxyphenylpyruvate dioxygenase — translation MADLFDNPMGLAGFEFVEFASPRSDVLGPLFEKLGFTLVARHRSKDVVLYRQGEINFIVNREPKSQAAFFAAEHGPSACGLAFRVRDAHGAYHRALELGAQPVDIPTGPMELRLPAIKGIGGAPLYLIDRFEDGKSIYDIDFEFLPGVDRHPKGHGFKIVDHLTHNVYRGRMAYWAGFYEKLFNFREIRYFDIQGEYTGLTSKAMTAPDGRIRIPLNEEAKQGGGQIEEFLMQFNGEGIQHIALLADDIFDAVDKLQLAGVPVLTAPNDIYYEMLEERLPGHGEHVPDLQSRGILLDGSTKDGSKRLLLQIFSQPLLGPVFFEFIQRKGDDGFGEGNFKALFESLERDQVARGALQVD, via the coding sequence ATGGCTGATCTGTTCGACAACCCGATGGGCCTTGCGGGCTTCGAGTTCGTGGAATTCGCATCGCCCCGCAGCGACGTGCTCGGCCCGCTGTTCGAGAAACTGGGCTTCACCCTGGTGGCCCGGCACCGCTCCAAGGACGTGGTGCTGTACCGCCAGGGCGAGATCAACTTCATCGTGAACCGCGAGCCCAAGAGCCAGGCCGCCTTCTTCGCGGCCGAGCATGGCCCCTCGGCCTGCGGGCTGGCATTCCGCGTGCGGGACGCGCATGGCGCCTACCACCGCGCGCTGGAACTGGGCGCGCAGCCGGTCGACATTCCCACCGGCCCGATGGAACTGCGCCTGCCGGCGATCAAGGGCATCGGCGGCGCTCCGCTGTACCTGATCGACCGCTTCGAAGACGGCAAGTCGATCTACGACATCGACTTCGAGTTCTTGCCTGGCGTCGACCGCCATCCGAAAGGCCACGGCTTCAAAATCGTCGACCACCTGACGCACAACGTCTACCGCGGCCGCATGGCCTATTGGGCCGGCTTCTACGAGAAGCTGTTCAACTTCCGCGAAATCCGCTACTTCGACATCCAGGGCGAGTACACCGGGCTCACGTCGAAGGCGATGACCGCGCCCGACGGCCGAATCCGCATCCCGCTGAACGAGGAGGCCAAGCAGGGCGGCGGCCAGATCGAAGAGTTCCTGATGCAGTTCAACGGCGAGGGCATCCAGCACATCGCGCTGCTGGCCGATGACATCTTCGATGCGGTGGACAAGCTGCAGCTGGCGGGCGTTCCGGTGCTGACCGCGCCGAACGACATCTACTACGAAATGCTGGAAGAGCGCCTGCCGGGCCACGGCGAGCACGTGCCCGATCTGCAAAGCCGCGGCATCCTGCTCGATGGCTCCACCAAGGACGGCAGCAAACGACTGCTGCTGCAGATCTTCTCGCAGCCGCTGCTCGGGCCGGTGTTCTTCGAGTTCATCCAGCGCAAGGGCGATGACGGCTTCGGTGAGGGCAACTTCAAGGCGCTGTTCGAATCGCTGGAGCGCGACCAGGTCGCGCGGGGTGCACTGCAGGTGGACTGA
- a CDS encoding Antitoxin HigA, giving the protein MANLSYKPVPHDHQAFLARASKRKGFAQAYDALELEYQLANQMLKARSRAGLTQDAVAERMGTTKSAVSRLESAGKKHAPSVATLQRYAQAVGCDLQVKLVPQR; this is encoded by the coding sequence ATGGCTAATCTCAGTTACAAGCCCGTGCCACATGATCATCAAGCGTTTCTGGCTCGTGCGTCCAAGCGCAAGGGCTTCGCCCAAGCGTATGACGCGCTGGAGCTGGAATATCAGCTTGCCAACCAGATGCTCAAAGCCCGTTCGCGGGCGGGCCTCACGCAAGATGCCGTCGCGGAACGCATGGGCACGACGAAGAGCGCCGTTTCCCGGCTCGAATCTGCCGGCAAAAAGCATGCCCCTTCCGTTGCCACCCTTCAGCGGTATGCGCAGGCAGTCGGCTGCGACCTGCAGGTCAAGCTGGTGCCGCAGAGGTGA